In one window of Tubulanus polymorphus chromosome 3, tnTubPoly1.2, whole genome shotgun sequence DNA:
- the LOC141901635 gene encoding uncharacterized protein LOC141901635, translating to MPLSDDLRRLELNQLVMTANLFAVLDSILSSISVPASNVKAGGYSEDIFLTLTETEKEEFECCICYQILKEAKQCTNKHHFCGPCIFVWSTSSTSEGSDKCPMCRAEGEYTPCYQINNKLKHKRVKCIESNCNWTGFLRDYDEHEHRIVATPTPISLPSISTRTAPSHDQQPHQTLSVPTPRSGASDEIETVESIDRAVHSGTDDANEITDNTPAETVTTRSVNNPPLRRRSLISASLAGSQAQPTRNQRRPSDSAVDSNTRGDNREPRRAPLQSASPITRSPSARRVSNTRTSQRSSTSRNNSQQQQQQQGRQEIRRNSSATAQNTVRQTRVNNTTQSRLTGRARVPTNNFRRNNNTSNTVQNTVSESTPTDISNEDTSTQPSVYTTEHSNEQSVLSRPRPNEGNFTIVREESSENLAPVPRPPSQPRPQTTRIHPSLLSGASLQTPSSPPAAAARQITTRAASPPAAAARQTVPRTPTARNPMDDVRQRQFLRIGSQVRDGRHQLHNLMNVLSGELTQSSSPTIGTEPVSPGNHVRRMRQLQEIHGLGRRLGEVATNLAVLMSGFRGSNENQQ from the exons aTGCCATTATCAGATGACCTCCGACGGTTGGAACTCAACCAGTTGGTTATGACAGCaaatttatttgctgttttGGATAGTATTTTGTCGTCGATAAGCGTTCCAGCCAGTAACGTCAAAGCGGGAGGTTATTCCGAGGATATTTTCCTGACTCTCACAGAAACGGAAAAGGAGGAGTTTGAATGTTGCATCTG TTACCAAATTCTCAAAGAGGCAAAACAGTGCACTAACAAGCATCATTTCTGTGGTCCATGCATATTTGTTTGGTCGACAAGTTCTACATCAGAGGGAAGCGATAAGTGTCCGATGTGTCGTGCTGAAGGCGAGTACACGCCTTGCTATCAAATCAATAACAAACTCAAACACAAAAGAGTGAAGTGCATCGAATCGAACTGTAATTGGACTGGTTTCCTGCGAGATTATGACGAACACGAACATCGAATTGTAGCGACACCGACTCCGATCTCTCTTCCTTCCATCTCAACGCGAACTGCACCTTCGCATGATCAACAACCGCATCAGACTCTATCCGTTCCAACTCCTAGATCTGGTGCCAGTGATGAAATAGAGACTGTTGAATCTATCGATAGAGCTGTTCATTCGGGAACTGatgatgctaatgaaataacCGACAATACGCCAGCAGAAACGGTAACAACGCGATCTGTGAATAATCCTCCCTTACGTAGACGGTCCCTAATCTCAGCTAGTTTGGCAGGTTCTCAGGCTCAACCGACACGTAATCAAAGACGACCATCGGATTCAGCTGTAGACAGCAACACCCGAGGTGATAATCGGGAACCACGACGAGCACCGCTGCAATCTGCAAGTCCAATCACTCGCAGTCCATCAGCTCGACGAGTGAGTAATACTCGTACCTCACAACGTTCATCAACGAGTAGAAATAAttcacagcagcagcaacagcagcaagGTAGACAAGAAATAAGAAGAAATTCATCGGCAACTGCTCAGAATACTGTACGCCAAACAAGAGTAAATAACACAACTCAATCTCGACTGACCGGCAGAGCTCGTGTACCGACTAATAACTTCCGTAGAAATAATAATACCAGTAATACAGTACAAAACACTGTATCAGAATCAACACCTACTGATATCAGTAACGAGGATACATCCACTCAACCTTCAGTTTACACCACGGAGCATTCCAACGAACAAAGTGTCCTTAGTCGACCCCGTCCTAATGAAGGAAATTTCACCATTGTAAGAGAAGAGAGCAGCGAGAACCTTGCACCTGTACCGAGACCTCCATCTCAACCACGTCCTCAAACCACACGTATTCATCCATCTTTATTGAGTGGTGCTTCACTGCAAACTCCTTCATCTCCACCAGCGGCTGCAGCTAGACAGATAACAACCCGGGCAGCGTCTCCACCAGCGGCTGCAGCTAGACAGACAGTCCCCCGCACACCGACAGCTCGTAATCCTATGGACGATGTCCGACAACGTCAGTTTCTGCGAATAGGTTCACAAGTTCGTGATGGACGACATCAGCTTCATAATCTAATGAATGTTCTCTCAGGTGAGTTGACTCAGTCGTCATCTCCTACGATTGGAACCGAACCGGTCTCTCCTGGAAACCACGTCAGGCGTATGAGACAATTACAAGAAATCCATGGATTAGGTCGACGATTAGGAGAAGTAGCTACAAACCTGGCCGTGCTGATGTCTGGATTTCGTGGCAGCAATGAAAATCAGCAGTGA
- the LOC141901634 gene encoding transmembrane protein 209-like produces MVSHDSSLVRSSPVIEQAYKKKTQLKKSNKALWWAFLNFCLALFLYSQIFLGKFDGYFDISPNLIRYIIYGLAAVFTLNTVVDFGKYVYLSFSVTSTPVHLTPKQRQSLKINTGEPGFKTVHHMPSSTDSVRGSPFHSPGIIGSPTISAFSRSPSAALTPSPAHNISAPATSYSPVGSYQASHSHLSSPGASFSFQTPGQHNSPPTGRMSMLFRDGEEMSGLRSRIHTITPRSSPIGSSDEVISDLTTLDKVRQEQHNKDKAYNRTQMAILEASPNSGSSFWNYSRSLSDYSPILRVNQYQLACRSPQSILSNRDDDPDDPATYRGDETWAKLGIARDQLDHWVENIRKWLSQTIMIRLVEEINGINKELRRHGCDDMRIGEVSISTLKQLAITKGNQIPTLNLIIQFLDVSTNQEYLVARIKELGKGGCLTDYTWHGGMEFKGKQWAEHLPTDAAIVMHALCTYLDSRLPPHPKHPDGRTFSNHHFLKTPDKPNIQKKDNLILYQSKINPPHYKIIIGDDTWDLPKGRQNMFHAILLFFYHVITKDHGMLGRVNLGMSGINVQWIYGDLCTGNDSLT; encoded by the exons AT GGTTTCCCACGATTCCAGTTTGGTAAGATCGAGTCCTGTTATCGAACAGGCTTACAAGAAGAAAACACAGTTGAAAAAATCTAATAAAGCTCTCTGGTGGgcatttctgaatttttgtcTAGCTCTGTTTCTCTACTCGCAAAT ATTCTTAGGTAAATTTGATGGCTACTTTGACATCTCCCCCAATCTAATTCGTTACATCA TATATGGTTTGGCCGCGGTTTTCACTCTAAACACGGTAGTTGATTTCGGAAAGTACGTCTATTTATCATTTTCCGTTACATCCACTCCGGTTCATCTCACTCCTAAACAAAGACAATCGCTGAAAATCAACACAGGAG AACCAGGATTTAAAACTGTTCATCACATGCCATCATCTACTGATTCTGTGCGAGGCAGTCCGTTTCACAGTCCCGGTATTATCGGTTCACCGACCATTTCTGCATTCTCGAGGTCACCGAGTGCAGCGCTGACGCCATCACCGGCGCACAATATCAGCGCTCCTGCCACCAGTTACTCTCCGGTCGGCAGTTACCAGGCATCGCATTCACATCTTTCTTCACCTGGCgcctcattttcatttcaa ACTCCTGGACAGCACAACTCTCCCCCAACTGGTCGAATGTCGATGTTATTTCGCGATGGAGAGGAAATGTCTGGTCTTCGTTCACGTATTCATACAATTACTCCTCGTAGTTCTCCCA TCGGCTCTTCTGATGAAGTCATATCAGATTTAACTACTCTCGACAAGGTCCGACAGGAGCAACACAATAAAGACAAAGCCTACAATAGAACACAAATGG CTATTCTAGAAGCTTCGCCAAACTCGGGTTCATCATTCTGGAATTATAGTCGTTCGTTGTCGGATTACAGCCCTATATTAAGAGTTAATCAGTATCAGTTAGCCTGCCGGTCACCACAGTCAATACTGTCTAATCGCGATGATGATCCCGATGATCCTGCCACCTACAGGGGAGATGAG ACCTGGGCAAAGCTAGGAATTGCTCGCGATCAGCTAGATCATTGGgttgaaaatatcagaaaG TGGTTAAGTCAGACGATAATGATCAGATTAGTTGAGGAAATCAATGGAATTAACAAAGAACTAAGACGCCATGGTTGTGATGATATGCGTATTGGAG AAGTTAGCATTTCAACCTTGAAACAGTTGGCAATTACGAAAGGCAACCAGATTCCAACTTTAAATCTTATCATCCAGTTTCTGGACGTTTCAACCAATCAGGAATACCTTGTCGCACGTATCAAAG AACTTGGTAAAGGAGGTTGTTTGACGGACTATACGTGGCATGGTGGAATGGAGTTCAAAGGAAAACAATGGGCTGAGCATTTACCTACAGATGCAGCT ATCGTAATGCATGCGCTGTGCACGTACCTCGATTCAAGACTTCCTCCACATCCTAAACATCCTGATGGCCGAACATTTAGCAACCATCATTTCCTGAAAACCCCCGATAAACCAA ACATTCAGAAGAAAGACAATCTGATCCTTTACCAGTCGAAGATAAATCCACCTCATTATAAGATCATTATTGGAGACGACACGTGGGATTTACCAAAG ggACGACAGAATATGTTTCACGCAATTCTCTTATTCTTTTATCACGTAATTACGAAAGACCACGGAATGTTAGG GCGTGTTAATTTAGGAATGTCTGGTATCAACGTCCAGTGGATCTATGGAGACTTGTGCACCGGTAATGATTCCTTGACCTGA